AATGGTTGCAGATAGTCTTCCTGTCGCATTAACAGGCAAACTCTTGGGGCGTCCCGGTTGTCTCAACTGGCTGGGACAGGATTTAATTCTCGAAACGCCAAAGGGTCTGGTCAAACTACACTTTTATTCCTTTCTGGGGCCTTTTGGCAACCTCTGGGCGCGGGCAGTCCGTCCCAGCGATTTTATAGAGCGGCAGGTTACAGTTACTGGCTGGTTCCGTCGGGGAGCAACTGCCTGGATTGACTTGGAGACCATCAGCGCCCCAGGAGGGGTAAATATTACTGCGAAATTTCCAATTTGGGTAACTGCCCTTGCCTGTGCGTCTGCTGTATGGGGAGCCTGGATTATCTGGCAAGCCAGCGCTTAATTTTGGATTTTCAATTGGGCGCAAAAAAAGGATTTTTTAGCATAACCTTTTCGTAGTCTACGCGGATGCCCCTCTCCCACTCTCTCCTGACGACCAACAACCAACTCCCACTTTTGGTAGAAATCATAAATAAATGTTGCGAGGACTGCGGAAAATTGTTACATTAATTTACAGGAAGCCGATAGAACTAGAGGACGCCTGAAGTTTTGGCACATTATTTGGCATAGCTCAACCGTCTTGGTATCAAGGTTTTCCTCCTCCCAACACAGCAAGCTAGTACCAGCCGCCCTTCGTGGCTGGTTTTTTATTTGTTTTTCCCGCAGATACCCAAGGGTAATTTTATCGAGGCTGAGATGCCAAAATTGGCGATCGCCAACAACATTTTTTAACTATAGCGATACCGATAAAATAAGAGTTTTAAGAAGTTGGCCTGGTATTCTTTAAGGGTGGCAGAATCCATAGTTAGTTTTATATAAAGTATGCGATCGCAGTCGCGTCTGACCGTTAGATCGAGTTTAGGCGGTTGGTTTAACCGCAAATTAAGCCTAGTTTTGCTATTAGCGATCGCTCTACTATTCGGCTGTGAATTAGTAGGAAATAGAAATATAGTTAAAAATAACGCTGTTTCTTCTAGGGAACAAGCCATCAACCCGCAAATAGTTGCCCTCCAACCGCAATTTGATGCGGCTCGTACCTTTTCTGCTGGGCTGGCGGCGGTAAAAATAGGCCGCCAATTTGGCTATATCGATAAAACTGGCAAATTTATAATTAGAAAACAATTTGATGTTGCTCTGTCTTTTTCCTCTGGTCTAGCAGCGATAAAAATGGGACGCAAATGGGGCTATATCGATATAACTGGCAAGTTAGTTATCCAGCCACAATTCGATCATGGTAATGATTTTTCCTCGGATATGGCAGCGGTAAAGATAGGCAAAAAATGGGGCTATGTCCACAAAAATGGCAAGTTAGCCATACAGCCTGAATTTGAGGAGGATAGAAGATTTTCCGAAGGGCTAGCCGTAGTAAAGATCGGTAGCAAATATGGGTATATCAACAATATTGGCAAATTTACCATAAAGGCGCAATTTGACGAGGCTAGAAGCTTTTCAGAAGGTCTAGCAGCAGTAAAGATTAGCGACAATTGGGGCTATATCAATAAGAATGGCAAGTTTGAGATCGAACCGCAATTTAATGAGGCTGGTGACTTTTATTCAGGGCTGGCGGCGGTAAACACGGAAGGAAAATGCGGCTATATTGACAAGACTGGAGACTTGGCAATAGAACCACAATTTGATTGGGGCGGGGGTTTTTCTGAAGGTCTGGCGGCGATATCGATAGCCGACAAGGTGGGCTACATTGACAAAATGGGAAACATCGTCATCTCGCCGCAATTTGATAGGATATATGATTTTTCATCTGGGATGGCAGCGGTCAAGATTGGCGATAAGTGGGGCTATATCGACAAAAAGGGTAACTTAGCAATCCAGCCGCAATTTGATGGTGCTTTGTCTTTTTCCCAAGGGATGGCGCGGGTAAAGGTTGGGGACAAGTATGGCTATGTTCGCCATCCCTTAAAGAATTAAATTACAGCACGCCTTTAGAACTAGGAATTGCACCAGCACGGCGCAAATCAATTTCTGCTGCTAGGCGGAGCGATCGCGCAAATGCTTTAAATGTCGCTTCGATAATGTGATGCGAATTAATTCCATCCAACTGTCGGATATGCAGCGTCATTTGGCTGTGATTCACGACAGCTACAAAGAACTCACGCACCAGTTGGGTGTCATAAGTACCTACTCGCTGGGTGGGAATCTCTAAGCCATAGCTAAGATGAGGGCGTCCAGAGAAGTCTAGCGCTACTT
This genomic stretch from Microcoleus sp. FACHB-831 harbors:
- a CDS encoding WG repeat-containing protein; protein product: MRSQSRLTVRSSLGGWFNRKLSLVLLLAIALLFGCELVGNRNIVKNNAVSSREQAINPQIVALQPQFDAARTFSAGLAAVKIGRQFGYIDKTGKFIIRKQFDVALSFSSGLAAIKMGRKWGYIDITGKLVIQPQFDHGNDFSSDMAAVKIGKKWGYVHKNGKLAIQPEFEEDRRFSEGLAVVKIGSKYGYINNIGKFTIKAQFDEARSFSEGLAAVKISDNWGYINKNGKFEIEPQFNEAGDFYSGLAAVNTEGKCGYIDKTGDLAIEPQFDWGGGFSEGLAAISIADKVGYIDKMGNIVISPQFDRIYDFSSGMAAVKIGDKWGYIDKKGNLAIQPQFDGALSFSQGMARVKVGDKYGYVRHPLKN